The segment TGACGTCTTAATCATCGATTTAGAGCTTGAAGGATTAAAGAGTATTTATGAAGTCAAGTCAATCATCAAAAATTTTCCAAAAACAAAAGTTATCGTCTTTAGTAGTTTGTCGGAACACATCTACGCACCAAATGCTATAAAAGCTGGTTGCGCGGGTTATGTTCATAAGACATCAAAGCTTGAAAATTTAGGAATTGCTATTGTTAAAGTAAACCAAGGGCAAATTATTCTAAATGATGAAATCAAGAAAAGTTTGGCATTGATTGCCAAGCAAAACAAATCGGAACGTTTGTATCGCAAACTTTCTAATCGAGAAATCGAAGTGCTTCGTTTTTTAAGCGATGGTAAAAAGAACAATGAGATTGCTAAGATTTTAGCACTTAATGAGAAAACCATTAGTACTTACAAACTTCGTCTGTTGACGAAACTCAATGTAACGAATTTGGTTGATCTTGTCAACAAAGCAAAAACGTTAGAAATCGTTTAAAAACTGAACCTCGCAAGTGCGGGGTTTTTTATAAGTAAGTCGAGCGTATTCTTCCTATTTTATTGGTCAGATTAACTTTGAGTTTGTTATAATCGTTGATGGTTGATTTTAGCTCTTCTAAATCATTTTCTTCTTCATTACCATAACTGTTCATCAAATCCATAATCAATTTATTGATAAGGTATTCCCGAAGTGACACAATGGTTTCTGAAACGTATTGTGACACATTTTGATTTTTAGTTTTCACATAAATGTGTTTGGCTTCCCAATTGTGAAGTAATTCTTTTTCTTCGGTCATCAAAATATCAGTAACCATTTGTGAATGCTCAACGGACAATTGCATTAAATACTGCTCAATATTGAATTGCTCATTTTGGTTATAGTATGCAATTAAATCTGTGTAGATTTCTTTAAACAAAGGATTTGCCAATTCAACCTCGTCTTCCTGCAAACTCAAATAGATTCGTTGGTGAACCTTAACTGTACTGGTTTCTTTCTCTTCTATCATTTCACCTTCTTCATTGGCTTTCAGAATAAAATCATCAAAATCTGCTTCCTGTGAACCATAAAGCAATAGCATTTCGATAATCTTGCGCTCTAATTCGTAAACGATATTGACTTTCTCTTGTGCAGATTGCGTTTCGGTTTTAACAACTTCTAACGCTTTGTATTCTTGCTTGAGTTTTTTTCCGGCTTCCGAAATGTCTTTCTGAACCAATTGAGCCAAAGTATTCAGTAATATCTGTTCGGAAATATCCATAATCCGTGAGGTTTCCTGAATATAGATTTGTCTTTTAATACTATCCGGAATTTTGGAAATACTAACAACCATATCTCGAATCAAATCAGCTTTCTTAATTGGATCGTTCTTGGCTTCATCCATCAAAAGTGACGCTTTGAACTGGATAAAATCTTTGGCGTTATTTTCTAAATACGAAACTAAATCTTCATACGAATTCTTTCTGGCAAAACTATCTGGATCATCTCCGTCAGGAAACGTGCAAACCTTTACGTTCATTCCTTCTTCGAGAATTAAATCAATTCCACGAACAGAAGCGCGAAGTCCGGCCGCATCACCATCAAAAAGAACGGTAATGTTTTTGGTCAATCGGTTGATTAATCGGATTTGGTCCGGAGTTAAAGCCGTTCCTGATGAAGCTACCACATTTTCAATTCCGGCCTGATGCAATTGAATCACATCGGTATAACCTTCTACCAAATAGCAATTATTCTGTTTGGCAATCGCTTGCTTAGCATGGAAAATTCCGTAAAGCACTTTACTCTTATGGTAAATTTCACTTTCTGGTGAATTGAGATATTTGGCTGCTTTTTTATCATTGGTCAAAATTCTTCCGCCAAAACCTAAATTTCTTCCTGACAAACTCTGAATCGGAAACATGACTCTTCCTTTAAAACGATCGAAATGTTTTCCGTCTTCTCTGAGAATAGTCAAGCCAACTTTTTCAAGATAATCCAATTGATATCCTTTTGCCAGGGCTTCTTTGGTAAACGCATCCCACGTTTCGGGTGAATATCCAAGGCCAAATTTGGCGATGGTTTCATTGGTAAAACCTCTTTCTTTGAAGTATGACAAACCTATTGCTTTTCCTTCTTCTGAATTTAAAAGCGTTTCGTGAAAATAGGTTTTGGCAAATTCAGAAACCAAATACATGCTTTCTTTTTCGTTGGCTTCTATTTTATCTTCCTGAGAAACTTCGGTTTCTTCAATTTCAATATTGTATTTGTTGGCCAAAAAACGAATGGCTTCCGGATAGGTAAAATGTTCGTGTTCCATAAGGAAAGTCACAACACTTCCGCCTTTACCCGAACTAAAATCTTTCCAAATTTGCTTCACAGGAGAAACCATGAACGAAGGCGAACGCTCATCCGAAAACGGACTCAATCCTTTGTAATTGCTACCGGCACGTTTGAGTTGGACAAAATCACCTATGACTTCTTCCACACGTGCGGTTTCAAAAACTTTGTCTATGGTTTCGCGGGTAATCAAAATGAATTGAAAGATTTAAAATTTGAAAGATGGTAAAAATACATAAAAATAAAAAAAGATGCTCCATCGCTGAAACATCTTTTCGAAGTATAAACTAACCTAAACAAATTATTTTAATTCAAGTCAAAACGAACACCAAGTGAAATGTTGTTTTGTTTAACGGCATTGTCTTTAAACAGTGGATTTAAATCATATTTCAGATATAAACTTGTTGCGCCATAACCAAGATAAGTACTAACTCCATAAATGAAATCATTGGTGTTGAAACCTCCTTTTTCTTTTACTGTTACATCGTGACCTTCGTCGCTGAATTTTAAAATCTGTTTTGATTTTACTCTGAATCCTGCGTAACCACCTATTCCAAAACGAACACCTTCATGAGTTCGGAATATTTTTTTACCTTCAGCATTGGTTTTAGTTTTTGTAAAATCAAACTCTAAATGTACGGGCAAGGTTACATATACATTTCTGAAACGGGAATCTTTAAGATTTACCGAACTTGTCTCCAGATTGGTTTGGTCACCATTTACTACAAATAATCGGTTGTCGGTTGGGCGAAGATTATTATACATTACTGAAAATCCGTATTTCAAATGAAGTAAATTGTCATTTTTGAAAAGTCTGGTGTTCGATGTAAATCCCCATTCGTAGAAGTGTGAACCCCAATATCTATAATCAGAATGTGCAACAGCTTTATCGGTAACTAAATTATTGACACCGGCAGCGAACACAAATTGTGTAGTCGTTCTTCTTTCTGATGCATTACGAATAGAATCTTTCCATCTTTTGTATTTTTCAGTGGTTTTGTGTTTTGAAAAGGAAATCACAAATCTATCATGATTGTAACTTTCCGCAATTTTTCCGTCTACTTTTTGTTTTACCAGATCTTTTAACTCTTCCTGAGCTTGACTTATTCTTGTTTCAATGTTTTTGGAGCGTATTTCGGCTAATTCCAATTTTTTTTGATCAGCCTGCGCTTTTGTAATTACGTTGTTTTCCAAGTCTTTGTTTACAGTTTCCAATTCTACTTTCAAAGCAGCTTTTTCCTCTTTAGTAATGTTTTCAATTTTGACAGCGATGGCTTTTGCTTTGTCTTCAAAAGTTTCTTGTGCTGATAGCTTACTTGCTACCAG is part of the Flavobacterium sangjuense genome and harbors:
- the dnaG gene encoding DNA primase, translating into MITRETIDKVFETARVEEVIGDFVQLKRAGSNYKGLSPFSDERSPSFMVSPVKQIWKDFSSGKGGSVVTFLMEHEHFTYPEAIRFLANKYNIEIEETEVSQEDKIEANEKESMYLVSEFAKTYFHETLLNSEEGKAIGLSYFKERGFTNETIAKFGLGYSPETWDAFTKEALAKGYQLDYLEKVGLTILREDGKHFDRFKGRVMFPIQSLSGRNLGFGGRILTNDKKAAKYLNSPESEIYHKSKVLYGIFHAKQAIAKQNNCYLVEGYTDVIQLHQAGIENVVASSGTALTPDQIRLINRLTKNITVLFDGDAAGLRASVRGIDLILEEGMNVKVCTFPDGDDPDSFARKNSYEDLVSYLENNAKDFIQFKASLLMDEAKNDPIKKADLIRDMVVSISKIPDSIKRQIYIQETSRIMDISEQILLNTLAQLVQKDISEAGKKLKQEYKALEVVKTETQSAQEKVNIVYELERKIIEMLLLYGSQEADFDDFILKANEEGEMIEEKETSTVKVHQRIYLSLQEDEVELANPLFKEIYTDLIAYYNQNEQFNIEQYLMQLSVEHSQMVTDILMTEEKELLHNWEAKHIYVKTKNQNVSQYVSETIVSLREYLINKLIMDLMNSYGNEEENDLEELKSTINDYNKLKVNLTNKIGRIRSTYL
- a CDS encoding coiled-coil domain-containing protein; translated protein: MKNFTLYLAVAACLVASKLSAQETFEDKAKAIAVKIENITKEEKAALKVELETVNKDLENNVITKAQADQKKLELAEIRSKNIETRISQAQEELKDLVKQKVDGKIAESYNHDRFVISFSKHKTTEKYKRWKDSIRNASERRTTTQFVFAAGVNNLVTDKAVAHSDYRYWGSHFYEWGFTSNTRLFKNDNLLHLKYGFSVMYNNLRPTDNRLFVVNGDQTNLETSSVNLKDSRFRNVYVTLPVHLEFDFTKTKTNAEGKKIFRTHEGVRFGIGGYAGFRVKSKQILKFSDEGHDVTVKEKGGFNTNDFIYGVSTYLGYGATSLYLKYDLNPLFKDNAVKQNNISLGVRFDLN
- a CDS encoding response regulator transcription factor; protein product: MINLCVADNFPVVHFGMKAYFKDHPEINVVSNVGNFFMVPDALRNKEIDVLIIDLELEGLKSIYEVKSIIKNFPKTKVIVFSSLSEHIYAPNAIKAGCAGYVHKTSKLENLGIAIVKVNQGQIILNDEIKKSLALIAKQNKSERLYRKLSNREIEVLRFLSDGKKNNEIAKILALNEKTISTYKLRLLTKLNVTNLVDLVNKAKTLEIV